The Mytilus trossulus isolate FHL-02 chromosome 3, PNRI_Mtr1.1.1.hap1, whole genome shotgun sequence genome contains a region encoding:
- the LOC134711698 gene encoding fasciculation and elongation protein zeta-2-like — translation MRGMKMAELHFEAPLAKFENEELAEYSDFQGVSETSSLLNTDMSTAHEESEHSENFAETVSESLEDLVNTFDEKITKCFCNFEDKVDHIAPVQVRTQEEVVKDCQMWWTLTGNYGNILPIDWSKSYVKQMKEKVLHLEEGKASEPMNLDLSDDDEIAQALDMHSLIVSSLQHPETEDYVATAEEVISEIESMMQDGPLNGDETVDPTTLNVVPVEPDRDPVPILPCYTESELKEMSCSALNEVLAEYEIVIKELSEILIRELALRDELEYDKELKNQFISLLLTIQKKRRDNNVDKKKKKTKNSSMNNHPDNPVSTFLTTVIPYHSFGGPPTSEQLQIYIKILKAINADSPTVPTLLTDYILKVLCPT, via the exons ATGCGGGGAATGAAAATGGCGGAGCTACATTTCGAGGCTCCACTTGCAAAATTTGAGAATGAGGAACTTGCAGAGTATAGTGATTTTCAAGGTGTAAGTGAAACAAGTAGCCTTTTAAACACGGACATGTCAACTGCTCATGAAGAAAGTGAACATTCTGAAAACTTCGCGGAAACTGTGTCTGAATCATTGGAAGATTTGGTGAAtacatttgatgaaaaaatcacaaaatgttTCTGCAATTTCGAGGACAAAGTAGATCATATAGCTCCAGTCCAAGTTAGAACACAAGAAGAGGTAGTTAAAGATTGCCA AATGTGGTGGACACTTACAGGGAATTATGGGAACATTTTACCAATAGATTGGTCAAAATCTTACGTCAAACAGATGAAAGAGAAGGTTTTACATTTAGAAGAAGGAAAA GCTAGTGAACCAATGAATTTAGATTTGTCAGATGATGATGAAATAGCCCAGGCATTAGATATGCATAGTCTCATAGTATCTAGTCTACAGCATCCAGAAACAGAAGATTATGTAGCCACTGCTGAAGAGGTTATAAGTGAAATAGAATCTATGATGCAG GATGGACCTTTAAATGGAGATGAAACAGTAGATCCCACCACATTGAATGTAGTCCCAGTAGAGCCAGACAGGGATCCAGTCCCTATTCTTCCCTGTTATACAGAATCAG aattaaaagaaatgtcttGTTCAGCTTTAAATGAAGTTTTAGCAGAATATGAAATTGTGATCAAAGAACTTTCAGAAATACTGATTCGTGAATTAGCCTTAAGAGATGAACTAGAATATgataaagaattgaaaaatcagtttatttcTCTGCTGCTGACAATCCAGAAAAAACGTAGAGATAATAACGTggataaaaagaagaaaaaaacaaaaaacagcagtATGAACAATCACCCTGATAATCCTGTCAGTACA TTCTTGACAACAGTAATACCATACCATTCATTTGGAGGACCACCAACATCAGAACAGTTACAGATTTATATTAAGA TTCTGAAAGCTATAAATGCAGACAGTCCTACAGTACCTACATTGTTAACAGATTATATACTTAAAG TTTTGTGTCCCACATAG